The following proteins are encoded in a genomic region of Macrobrachium rosenbergii isolate ZJJX-2024 chromosome 31, ASM4041242v1, whole genome shotgun sequence:
- the LOC136855281 gene encoding uncharacterized protein → MYEELETPEGERKIHRIVKSNDKNTKDYSHTKQVKDGNRMVLYNENQVKERWKEYYEHLFNEVNPRKFFEDGFQNIVMTHTISRKEVKMALKKIKNGKAIGPDGILAEVWKSLGEEGIDMLWDLAKKIYSQEKIPKERRQTLIVPSIKRRVTSRIVQSTEE, encoded by the coding sequence atgtatgaagagctggaaacacctgagggagagagaaaaattcacagaattgttAAGTCGAacgacaagaacaccaaagactactcccatacaaaacaggttaaggatgggaatagaatggttttatataatgAGAATCAGGTAaaggagaggtggaaagaatattatgagcatctgtttaatgaagtaaatcctagaaaattctttgaagatggattccagaacattgttatgacacatactattagcaggaaggaagtaaagatggcactaaagaagataaaaaatggcAAAGCAATAGGGCCAGATGGAATCcttgcagaggtgtggaagagcctaggagaagaaggaatagacatgctgtgggatctagcaaagaaaatttatagtcaggaaaagataccaaaagaacgGAGACAAACCCTTATTGTGCCATCTATAAAGAGAAgagtgacatccaggattgtgcaaagtacagaggaataa